A single region of the Acetomicrobium sp. S15 = DSM 107314 genome encodes:
- a CDS encoding chorismate-binding protein yields the protein RTFFKVEDKLYLQAGAGVVSDSVPEREYEETLNKARALF from the coding sequence CCGCACTTTCTTCAAGGTCGAGGATAAGCTCTACCTTCAAGCCGGCGCAGGTGTGGTGAGCGACTCCGTCCCGGAGAGGGAATACGAAGAGACGCTGAACAAGGCCAGGGCACTCTTTTAA